The Desulfoscipio gibsoniae DSM 7213 genome contains a region encoding:
- a CDS encoding response regulator transcription factor: MGELIRILLVEDDESLSRGISFKLSKEGFTVLAARSLMEARELYSKNTIDLMVLDVALPDGDGFQFCREIRKQSELFIVFLTACDQEVDIVMGYDMGADDYISKPFSLSVLVSKINAVLRRGKALKGHEMLVSKEIIFYPSTMRLFKNDQEIYLTKTEMKLFRYLTQNPQQIISKEQFLDELWDIEGDFINENTLQVHIRRLREKIEAIPSKPQLVHSKNPKALQIQALFFCLLRLHLKKQLILCPIVIIRYGYY, encoded by the coding sequence ATGGGAGAATTAATCAGGATCCTGTTGGTGGAAGATGATGAGTCTTTAAGCCGAGGGATAAGTTTTAAATTAAGCAAAGAAGGTTTTACGGTTCTGGCAGCCAGATCACTCATGGAAGCAAGAGAATTATATAGTAAGAATACCATTGACCTTATGGTGCTGGATGTTGCTTTACCAGATGGAGATGGTTTTCAGTTTTGCCGGGAGATCAGGAAGCAAAGTGAGCTTTTTATCGTTTTTCTTACCGCCTGCGATCAGGAAGTAGACATTGTAATGGGCTATGATATGGGGGCAGATGATTACATCAGCAAACCGTTTAGCCTGAGTGTTTTGGTCTCAAAAATTAATGCTGTTTTAAGAAGAGGCAAAGCACTAAAAGGACATGAGATGCTGGTATCAAAAGAGATCATATTCTATCCCAGCACGATGAGGTTATTTAAAAACGATCAGGAGATATACCTGACCAAAACGGAGATGAAACTATTCCGGTATCTTACGCAAAACCCCCAACAAATCATCAGTAAAGAGCAATTTCTTGATGAATTATGGGATATCGAAGGTGATTTTATTAATGAGAATACCCTGCAAGTACATATCAGGAGACTGCGGGAGAAAATCGAAGCTATCCCCTCAAAACCACAATTAGTACATTCGAAAAATCCCAAAGCCTTGCAAATACAGGCTTTATTTTTTTGCCTTTTGAGGCTTCACCTCAAAAAACAATTAATTTTATGTCCCATCGTAATTATTAGGTATGGCTATTATTAA
- a CDS encoding PEP/pyruvate-binding domain-containing protein: MSSKTKLFLNWAETYQAGPAKVGGKGWNLGRLVRYGFPVPAGGVISAEAYNLFMEENNLMSARRNLSDNITAANVGEKAAGQSLAGFRAGIISGTLPPGVEKEIASWLAGSGNPGRPLAVRSSASLEDSGVASFAGVHESFLNVTGLENITMAIKGCYASLWTPRAISYRRKFNILDEELLPAVVIMDMVMAEAAGIGFTCDPKTGRQDVLVINANYGLGESVVGGMVEPDEYHLCTDTLMPQLINKLIGKKEGKTVQKDGGGTVFLSKDTSENNKGGQVLSDEDIVKIALLIQRVFEALGGGEQHQDVEWVYNGRDFSLVQCRPVTSLPRYTYPELKGQPDYWSNANTKDALPMVLSTLTRKVVAGLIGGIVSAPFRAVGYPILPGLKYMRVYQGRVYMNMSLMQWEYFDAFGFTPAEINEIAGGHTPEIQIPPGKKDDKRAVRRRNWYKVKLMLAISKFQRKAKQEFAKTRKQAVKWFNCDLSSTSEGALLEELEKNNRLAVAYTNIPGMMNISSGFPLKMLTDTLEKSFPGKGSALANDILTGQGAITTAEHGYRLMELAETARKESAAREFFNSVNYEAFLWEEMLPDGSAFKQAFRAYLEEYGHRAVYEGDLANPRWRENPTYLLEIVRSTLNTADSAKIRAAQREKGQKAWREIRKGVSLFRRMLIRYWSGKAIRGMEMREEAKSGMVGMALPMRVIALDVGRRLTDRGVLKRKEDVFNCSFPDLAAILAGHWDGRGLAMLVKDRKVRNKNMASLIAPDVIADETPRHPNAAQVTPAKRGNSLSGIGIATGRVTGTARLISHPDEGSRLNPDEVLVAPSTDPGWTPLFIKAAALIMETGGSLSHGAIVAREFGIPAVINVPEVMKVIKDSQTVTVDGEEGKVYL, encoded by the coding sequence GTGAGTTCAAAAACTAAGTTATTTTTGAACTGGGCGGAAACTTACCAGGCCGGTCCGGCAAAAGTTGGTGGAAAGGGCTGGAACCTGGGGCGTTTAGTTAGGTACGGTTTTCCGGTGCCCGCCGGGGGAGTCATTTCTGCTGAAGCATATAATCTTTTTATGGAAGAAAATAACCTTATGTCTGCCCGGAGAAATTTATCGGATAATATTACTGCAGCCAATGTCGGTGAGAAGGCCGCCGGGCAGTCCCTGGCCGGGTTCAGGGCCGGGATAATATCGGGCACGCTTCCGCCGGGGGTGGAAAAAGAGATCGCTTCCTGGCTGGCTGGCTCGGGTAATCCTGGCCGTCCGTTGGCAGTACGTTCTTCGGCGTCTCTGGAGGACTCCGGTGTAGCCTCCTTTGCCGGCGTCCACGAGTCATTTCTCAACGTCACCGGTTTAGAAAATATAACTATGGCGATAAAGGGCTGCTATGCTTCCCTATGGACACCCCGGGCGATATCCTACAGGAGAAAATTTAACATACTTGATGAGGAACTGCTTCCTGCAGTGGTCATCATGGATATGGTAATGGCCGAAGCGGCTGGAATTGGTTTCACCTGCGACCCCAAAACCGGAAGGCAAGATGTTTTAGTTATAAACGCCAATTACGGTCTGGGGGAGTCGGTAGTGGGCGGCATGGTGGAGCCGGATGAATACCATTTGTGTACTGACACCCTTATGCCGCAATTAATAAATAAACTCATAGGTAAAAAAGAAGGAAAAACCGTTCAAAAAGATGGGGGCGGTACGGTTTTCCTGAGTAAAGACACCAGTGAAAATAACAAAGGAGGGCAAGTCCTTTCTGATGAGGATATCGTTAAAATAGCCTTGCTGATACAAAGGGTCTTTGAGGCTCTGGGGGGAGGAGAACAGCACCAGGATGTGGAGTGGGTATATAACGGTAGGGATTTTTCCCTGGTGCAGTGCAGGCCGGTGACTTCCCTGCCCCGGTACACCTACCCTGAGCTAAAGGGGCAGCCGGACTACTGGTCAAACGCGAATACGAAAGACGCCCTTCCCATGGTCTTATCCACTTTGACCCGGAAGGTTGTGGCCGGCCTCATTGGGGGTATCGTTTCGGCGCCTTTCCGTGCGGTGGGTTATCCAATCCTGCCCGGACTCAAATATATGAGGGTTTACCAGGGACGGGTTTATATGAATATGTCATTGATGCAATGGGAATATTTCGATGCTTTTGGGTTCACGCCTGCGGAAATTAATGAGATCGCGGGAGGGCACACCCCGGAAATCCAGATACCACCCGGTAAAAAGGATGACAAAAGGGCCGTCCGACGGAGAAACTGGTACAAGGTTAAGTTGATGCTTGCTATATCCAAATTCCAGAGAAAGGCAAAACAAGAATTTGCCAAAACCCGAAAGCAGGCAGTTAAGTGGTTCAATTGCGACCTTTCGTCCACAAGTGAAGGAGCTCTACTGGAAGAGCTGGAGAAAAACAACCGGTTGGCCGTGGCTTATACAAACATCCCGGGAATGATGAATATTTCCTCGGGCTTTCCATTAAAAATGTTGACGGATACTCTGGAAAAAAGTTTCCCCGGAAAGGGGAGCGCCCTGGCCAACGACATCCTGACGGGACAGGGGGCCATTACTACTGCGGAGCACGGCTACCGTTTGATGGAACTGGCTGAAACAGCCCGCAAGGAGTCGGCCGCCCGGGAGTTTTTTAATTCGGTAAATTACGAAGCCTTTTTATGGGAGGAAATGTTGCCGGATGGTTCTGCTTTTAAACAGGCATTCCGGGCTTACCTGGAGGAGTACGGACACCGGGCGGTTTACGAGGGAGACCTGGCCAACCCCAGATGGCGCGAAAACCCAACCTATCTCCTGGAAATTGTCCGTTCGACGTTGAATACGGCGGACAGTGCCAAAATTAGGGCTGCCCAGCGGGAAAAAGGACAAAAGGCCTGGCGGGAAATCCGCAAGGGCGTCTCTCTGTTTAGGCGGATGCTTATCCGCTACTGGTCCGGTAAGGCCATACGGGGCATGGAAATGAGGGAAGAAGCCAAGTCCGGGATGGTTGGGATGGCCCTACCCATGCGCGTTATAGCCTTGGATGTAGGCCGCCGGTTAACTGATCGGGGAGTGTTGAAGAGGAAGGAAGATGTGTTTAACTGTTCCTTTCCTGACCTGGCCGCCATCCTGGCCGGCCATTGGGACGGTCGTGGGCTTGCTATGTTGGTAAAGGACCGCAAGGTAAGAAATAAAAATATGGCAAGCCTGATTGCGCCTGACGTAATCGCTGACGAAACTCCCCGGCATCCTAACGCTGCTCAGGTCACCCCTGCTAAAAGGGGGAACTCATTGTCCGGCATTGGTATCGCCACCGGAAGAGTAACCGGTACAGCCCGGCTAATCAGCCACCCCGATGAAGGAAGCAGGCTGAATCCCGATGAGGTACTTGTGGCCCCATCAACCGACCCGGGTTGGACACCATTGTTCATAAAGGCTGCTGCTCTGATAATGGAGACCGGGGGATCTCTTTCTCACGGTGCTATTGTGGCCCGTGAATTTGGTATTCCGGCGGTAATAAACGTTCCGGAGGTAATGAAGGTTATAAAGGATAGTCAAACGGTTACCGTGGACGGGGAAGAGGGGAAGGTTTATCTTTAA
- a CDS encoding ABC transporter permease gives MQTYIRIACRYIRQYPQRTIAMILSITLSVFLIVAIGSLNESAKNSQVVHCKNYGAQHVIYRELDQKQTEKVKAYQNVQRVAVLAFYGEWKSPNGLTVNLLATDNNNLSMENTCIKAGKFPSQTDEIAIEGWVLDQLRLPHKLGQTLEISLGEKGEKRNYTLVGIIKDRMDEKSTGRLNAFVTSHKEILSERDGHLYALVEFKPEVKIKEEINKLGKVIGLDANSKEQHVLPNNMLLSAMGQINTVDWDLIKISLMLMLVAGMVIFSVYSISVLRRIQDYGMMRAIGSSSRQILYIILWEIVIIYVIGVLLGIASGAAFVQLFKGAATDIFIFDALDAFGNVSLDIIVISGLSIKLAVLTALGAVLAAGIRVAWMAVRISPLEAINRSTQDEKIHVNEKEGWIERQLDITKKITIKNLKRNKKAVIFTIIAMSIGCCLFMVKSFAFEFWEREQDLYYADIRPGLDDEFRLNVNNRVPMMVGYTWEQIAELKGQPEVEKLTATHMLYGRMKIANSQLNGEYGKNYIKTMEKRLSEFDKEVEDVIEGPDDRMGFAFPGDSDNELVIRSTVLGLSEAEWASFSKNLIQKEQPAGEKSNRPLAIIRIPEVNKQGTFWSQSGKEKLKMEPIFNIKVGDTIVITYPREGYEESLDNWNLIHQYEKHRDKYVDREFTVAGITKVLPEQDSYWLGAKDAPYVIISGRVFQEITGIDTYRIMSLDMKDGFSESDYKSLKEKVHQTAELIPGTGMEDRVESNKESEKAQNEYLLFYAAIAAVLIIIGGLSIYNNINYNLISRLREHGILKAIGLTASQFKRMVKFEGLLYGAISALFSCALALLIELGMFVYYAYFACTLMREQFFIEWKSFLLVILINLCIGYLAALGPAGQINKLPITEAIRSTE, from the coding sequence TTGCAAACCTATATCAGAATAGCTTGTCGCTACATAAGGCAATATCCGCAAAGAACAATAGCCATGATTTTAAGTATCACCCTCAGTGTTTTTCTCATTGTGGCTATCGGCTCGTTGAATGAAAGCGCCAAAAACTCACAGGTTGTACACTGTAAAAACTACGGAGCCCAACATGTAATATACCGGGAACTTGATCAAAAGCAAACAGAAAAAGTTAAAGCGTATCAGAATGTACAGCGAGTGGCTGTTCTAGCTTTTTATGGTGAATGGAAAAGTCCTAACGGATTAACCGTAAACTTACTGGCAACAGATAATAATAACTTATCTATGGAAAACACTTGCATAAAGGCAGGAAAATTTCCAAGCCAAACGGACGAAATTGCCATAGAAGGCTGGGTCTTAGATCAGTTAAGGCTGCCGCATAAATTGGGGCAGACCCTGGAAATAAGCCTGGGGGAAAAGGGCGAAAAACGGAACTATACATTGGTAGGAATTATCAAAGATCGAATGGACGAGAAATCAACCGGCAGACTGAATGCTTTTGTAACCTCGCATAAAGAAATCTTATCGGAAAGAGATGGGCACCTCTATGCCCTGGTTGAATTTAAGCCAGAAGTCAAAATAAAAGAAGAGATCAATAAACTCGGTAAAGTGATAGGTTTAGATGCCAATAGCAAGGAACAACATGTTCTGCCCAATAATATGTTGCTATCAGCTATGGGGCAGATCAATACGGTTGACTGGGATCTGATCAAAATTTCCCTGATGCTCATGCTGGTAGCGGGAATGGTGATCTTCAGCGTTTATAGTATTTCCGTCTTAAGGAGAATCCAGGATTACGGGATGATGAGGGCCATTGGCTCAAGTTCCAGGCAGATTCTCTATATAATACTCTGGGAAATCGTCATTATCTATGTAATTGGAGTTCTGCTGGGTATAGCAAGCGGTGCCGCCTTTGTTCAGCTATTTAAAGGGGCTGCCACCGACATATTTATCTTCGATGCCCTGGATGCGTTCGGTAACGTGTCTCTTGACATTATTGTGATATCGGGTTTGTCTATCAAACTGGCTGTTTTAACTGCTCTGGGGGCAGTGCTTGCCGCCGGGATAAGGGTTGCCTGGATGGCTGTCCGTATATCTCCGCTCGAAGCCATAAACCGCAGCACCCAGGATGAAAAAATACACGTTAATGAAAAGGAAGGTTGGATTGAAAGGCAGCTGGATATAACGAAAAAGATTACCATAAAGAATTTAAAGAGAAACAAGAAAGCAGTCATTTTTACTATAATTGCCATGTCTATAGGATGCTGCTTGTTTATGGTGAAGTCCTTCGCGTTTGAGTTTTGGGAACGCGAACAGGATTTGTACTATGCAGATATAAGACCCGGTCTGGATGATGAATTCCGATTAAATGTTAATAACAGGGTACCAATGATGGTAGGATATACCTGGGAGCAGATTGCTGAGCTGAAAGGTCAACCCGAGGTCGAGAAGTTAACAGCCACCCATATGCTGTATGGGCGGATGAAAATTGCTAATAGTCAGTTAAATGGAGAGTATGGTAAAAACTACATCAAAACTATGGAAAAAAGGTTATCTGAATTCGATAAAGAAGTTGAAGACGTGATAGAAGGCCCTGATGACAGAATGGGATTTGCTTTTCCGGGTGATAGTGATAATGAGCTGGTAATCAGGAGTACGGTCCTGGGCTTGTCTGAGGCAGAGTGGGCTTCTTTCAGCAAAAATCTGATACAAAAAGAACAGCCGGCAGGTGAAAAGAGCAACAGACCTCTGGCTATTATTCGTATTCCTGAGGTGAATAAGCAAGGAACATTTTGGAGCCAATCCGGAAAAGAAAAACTGAAAATGGAACCGATTTTTAATATAAAAGTCGGGGATACCATCGTGATTACTTATCCCCGTGAGGGGTATGAAGAATCTCTGGATAATTGGAACCTCATTCACCAGTATGAAAAGCACCGGGACAAATATGTTGACCGGGAATTCACGGTAGCCGGGATTACTAAAGTCCTGCCTGAGCAAGATTCTTATTGGTTGGGAGCAAAAGATGCACCTTATGTAATAATATCGGGCAGGGTATTCCAGGAAATAACGGGGATAGATACCTATCGTATCATGAGTCTTGATATGAAGGATGGCTTTAGTGAGTCTGACTACAAAAGCCTAAAGGAAAAAGTTCATCAAACAGCAGAGCTAATTCCCGGAACGGGAATGGAGGATAGAGTTGAAAGTAATAAGGAGAGTGAGAAGGCTCAAAATGAATATCTCCTGTTCTATGCTGCCATTGCAGCAGTACTGATAATTATTGGCGGTTTAAGTATCTATAACAATATTAATTATAATCTCATCTCTCGTCTGCGGGAGCATGGTATTCTTAAAGCTATCGGCCTAACCGCCAGTCAGTTTAAAAGGATGGTAAAATTTGAAGGCTTACTTTATGGGGCGATATCGGCACTTTTCTCTTGCGCACTGGCATTATTGATTGAACTGGGTATGTTTGTGTATTATGCATATTTTGCCTGTACCCTGATGCGGGAGCAGTTTTTTATCGAATGGAAATCATTTTTGCTGGTGATCTTGATCAATTTATGCATAGGGTATCTGGCGGCCCTGGGCCCGGCCGGACAGATTAATAAACTCCCGATCACCGAGGCAATCAGGAGTACTGAATAA
- a CDS encoding TetR/AcrR family transcriptional regulator, giving the protein MTIETKPKGRWERRKEQTRDTIISTALELFGKQGIESTSMEQIAEESDIAKATLYKYFPNKEAIAAAYMQEAVREKMAEMDRLITENADTRSRLLALLTMISEWNEENRDIVKLHASARFQDLLSGHIDNNRLSGFEYALTRIFKVGQDNGELRQDLSAQKLALYYKAMYLVPFGGWLLDQGSSDLESSLAESVDLFLGGARQH; this is encoded by the coding sequence ATGACAATAGAGACAAAGCCAAAGGGCCGCTGGGAAAGAAGAAAGGAGCAGACCAGGGATACCATCATCAGCACCGCCCTGGAACTGTTTGGCAAACAAGGAATCGAGTCTACCTCGATGGAGCAAATCGCCGAGGAGTCGGATATAGCCAAGGCGACCCTATATAAATACTTCCCCAATAAAGAGGCTATTGCCGCCGCATATATGCAGGAAGCCGTTCGGGAAAAAATGGCGGAGATGGACCGGCTGATTACTGAGAATGCCGATACCAGATCGCGACTGCTGGCCCTGTTGACGATGATTTCTGAATGGAATGAAGAAAACAGAGATATTGTTAAACTTCATGCTTCCGCCCGCTTTCAGGACTTGTTGTCAGGGCACATCGACAATAACCGCCTGAGTGGCTTTGAGTATGCTTTAACCAGGATTTTCAAGGTGGGCCAGGATAACGGGGAATTACGTCAGGACTTGTCTGCGCAAAAATTGGCCCTCTATTATAAAGCAATGTATCTGGTGCCATTTGGTGGCTGGTTGTTAGACCAGGGATCGTCAGACTTGGAGTCGAGCCTGGCCGAATCAGTAGACCTTTTTCTTGGCGGGGCTCGGCAACATTAG
- a CDS encoding ABC transporter ATP-binding protein: MIMLETKALKKIYGGGSNMVRAVNGVNLSVEEGEFLAIIGSSGSGKTTLLHMMGGLDRPSEGKVFIDNKEIYTMSDDHLAIFRRRKVGFVFQSYNLIPVLNVWENICLPMELDAKAVDRDFIAGLMESLNIYDKRKALPNQLSGGQQQRVAIARALATRPSIILADEPTGNLDSKTSLEVVNLLKQSVKKYHQTLVMITHNETLARMADRIVRIEDGKFTCQGGVACKPISE, translated from the coding sequence ATGATCATGCTGGAAACTAAAGCCTTGAAAAAGATCTACGGGGGCGGCAGTAACATGGTAAGAGCTGTGAACGGGGTTAACTTATCAGTAGAAGAAGGTGAGTTTTTGGCCATTATCGGCAGCTCTGGTTCAGGCAAAACCACGCTATTACATATGATGGGCGGATTGGATCGACCTAGCGAAGGAAAGGTTTTCATTGATAATAAAGAAATATATACCATGAGTGACGATCACTTGGCTATATTCAGGCGGCGCAAGGTTGGTTTTGTTTTTCAATCATATAATCTCATCCCGGTGCTTAATGTCTGGGAAAATATATGTTTACCCATGGAACTGGATGCCAAAGCAGTAGATAGGGATTTTATAGCTGGCCTGATGGAGAGTCTGAATATTTATGACAAGCGAAAAGCATTGCCAAATCAGCTTTCCGGCGGACAGCAGCAACGGGTAGCTATTGCCAGAGCCTTGGCGACCCGGCCATCCATCATTTTGGCCGATGAGCCTACCGGAAATCTTGATTCCAAAACCAGTCTGGAAGTGGTAAATCTATTAAAACAGTCGGTAAAGAAATACCATCAAACCCTGGTCATGATCACCCATAATGAAACTTTAGCCCGGATGGCTGATCGCATCGTAAGGATTGAGGATGGGAAATTCACTTGTCAGGGGGGAGTAGCTTGCAAACCTATATCAGAATAG
- a CDS encoding sensor histidine kinase, which translates to MIFRKDPLIKRLFLILMASLILMGFLLIMNSLYFIKQLAGATGMASGVNCQGFIMGNIAAVMLMISINISLFAGIGKWLVYKLDYLSMAVDQIMDGKYPVFVEEEGIFSRLESQFGQMSRRMELGFEELRREKENLHALVTDISHQIKTPLSAIKVFNSLLLEEGLCPREEEEFLSRTKEQIDKLEWLSEALVKISKMEIGMIRLKMQPADIKRTILAAVNEVYSRALERDIEIIIEDLQSTSIYHDIKWTKEAVVNVLENAIKYSENNGIVNISMERLETYIKIDIKDNGIGISPHEIGKVFNRFYRGAAQKVVGAEGSGIGLYLSRKILEEQGGAIIASSSGEGQGSQFTILLSISRYVKITG; encoded by the coding sequence ATGATATTTAGAAAAGATCCGCTTATAAAAAGGCTATTTCTTATTTTGATGGCCAGTCTTATTCTGATGGGATTTTTGCTTATTATGAATAGCCTTTATTTCATAAAACAGCTTGCCGGCGCTACCGGAATGGCTTCCGGTGTCAATTGCCAGGGCTTTATCATGGGAAATATTGCGGCGGTTATGCTTATGATAAGCATTAATATTTCGCTTTTTGCAGGAATAGGAAAATGGCTGGTTTATAAACTTGATTATCTATCTATGGCTGTAGACCAAATCATGGATGGTAAATATCCCGTTTTTGTGGAAGAAGAAGGTATATTCTCCCGCCTTGAATCACAGTTTGGGCAGATGTCTCGAAGAATGGAACTGGGGTTTGAAGAGCTAAGGAGAGAAAAAGAAAACCTACATGCCCTGGTTACCGATATTTCCCATCAGATTAAAACCCCCTTGTCTGCTATTAAGGTATTCAATTCCCTTTTGCTTGAAGAAGGACTTTGCCCCAGAGAAGAAGAGGAGTTTTTAAGCAGAACCAAGGAACAAATCGATAAACTGGAATGGCTATCCGAAGCTCTTGTCAAAATATCCAAAATGGAAATAGGAATGATCCGGCTTAAAATGCAGCCGGCGGATATAAAAAGGACAATCCTTGCCGCGGTGAATGAAGTTTATTCAAGGGCCTTAGAGAGAGATATAGAAATTATTATAGAGGATTTACAGAGCACTTCCATATATCATGACATAAAGTGGACCAAAGAAGCAGTTGTAAATGTACTCGAAAATGCGATCAAGTATAGTGAGAATAATGGTATAGTAAACATATCCATGGAAAGACTCGAGACATATATAAAAATAGATATCAAAGATAACGGAATTGGCATTTCTCCTCATGAGATTGGCAAAGTTTTTAATCGGTTTTATCGAGGGGCAGCACAGAAGGTGGTGGGGGCAGAAGGCTCTGGAATAGGCTTATACTTGAGTAGAAAAATTCTCGAAGAACAGGGCGGAGCCATTATTGCCAGCTCTTCCGGAGAAGGACAGGGAAGCCAGTTTACCATATTGTTATCCATTTCAAGGTACGTAAAGATAACCGGATAA